From a single Alloactinosynnema sp. L-07 genomic region:
- a CDS encoding TIGR00730 family Rossman fold protein: MDAPQPVPADDEHPRERQRGPVTLRRERSDETTTTDQRLLDSRGPSDWVHTDPWRVLRIQAEFVEGFGALAEVPRAVTVFGSARTKREDREYQLGRDIGGALARAGFATITGGGPGTMEAVNRGCSEAGGLSIGLGIELPFEQGLNPWVDLGVNFRYFFARKTMFIKYSQAFICLPGGFGTLDELFEALTLVQTKKVTKFPVVLFGTEYWGGLYDWLRDSVMKHGKIGDKDLALLHVTDDIDDAVRVVEEAYQAWSDAH, translated from the coding sequence ATCGACGCACCCCAGCCAGTCCCGGCCGACGACGAGCACCCGCGGGAACGCCAGCGCGGCCCGGTGACGCTGCGCCGCGAGCGCAGCGACGAGACCACGACCACCGACCAGCGGCTGCTCGACTCGCGCGGCCCCAGCGACTGGGTCCACACCGACCCGTGGCGGGTGCTGCGCATCCAGGCCGAGTTCGTCGAGGGCTTCGGCGCCCTGGCCGAGGTCCCGCGCGCGGTGACGGTCTTCGGCTCGGCGCGCACCAAGCGCGAGGACCGCGAATACCAGCTCGGCCGCGACATCGGCGGCGCGCTGGCCAGGGCCGGATTCGCCACGATCACCGGCGGCGGCCCCGGCACGATGGAGGCGGTCAACCGCGGCTGCTCCGAGGCGGGCGGGCTGTCGATCGGGCTGGGCATCGAGTTGCCGTTCGAGCAGGGGCTCAACCCGTGGGTCGACCTCGGCGTCAACTTCCGCTACTTCTTCGCCCGCAAGACCATGTTCATCAAGTACTCGCAGGCCTTCATCTGCCTGCCCGGCGGCTTCGGCACCCTCGACGAGCTGTTCGAGGCGCTGACCCTGGTGCAGACGAAGAAGGTCACCAAGTTCCCGGTAGTCCTCTTCGGCACCGAGTACTGGGGCGGCCTCTACGACTGGCTGCGCGACTCGGTCATGAAGCACGGCAAGATCGGCGACAAGGACCTCGCTCTGCTCCACGTCACCGACGACATCGATGACGCCGTCCGCGTGGTCGAGGAGGCCTACCAGGCGTGGAGCGACGCGCATTGA
- a CDS encoding TIGR00730 family Rossman fold protein, translating into MERRALNLCVYCGSNDAVPRGYLDLADEVGAGLAARGWNLVWGGSAAAMMGAVARSARRGGARTTGVIPRGLVELERADPQADELIVVDDMRQRKAQMDDRADAFLALPGGLGTCEELFEVWTSRYLGMHAKPVVILDPDDHWDGLLRWVRDLRSRGFISDAAVDALVVTRTVDAALDACRT; encoded by the coding sequence GTGGAGCGACGCGCATTGAACCTCTGTGTCTACTGTGGATCCAATGACGCCGTCCCCCGTGGTTACCTCGACCTCGCCGACGAGGTCGGCGCGGGCTTGGCCGCCCGCGGCTGGAACCTCGTCTGGGGCGGCTCAGCGGCGGCCATGATGGGCGCGGTGGCCCGCTCCGCCCGCCGCGGCGGCGCCCGCACCACCGGCGTCATCCCGCGCGGGCTGGTCGAGCTGGAGCGAGCGGACCCACAGGCCGATGAGCTGATCGTGGTCGACGACATGCGCCAGCGCAAAGCCCAGATGGACGACCGCGCCGACGCGTTCCTGGCGTTGCCCGGCGGGCTGGGGACGTGTGAGGAACTGTTCGAGGTGTGGACCTCGCGGTACCTCGGGATGCACGCCAAGCCGGTGGTGATCCTCGACCCGGACGACCACTGGGACGGCCTGCTCCGCTGGGTCCGCGACCTGCGCTCCCGCGGCTTCATCTCCGACGCCGCCGTCGACGCCCTGGTGGTCACCCGCACGGTCGACGCCGCCCTGGACGCCTGCCGGACCTGA
- a CDS encoding 1-acyl-sn-glycerol-3-phosphate acyltransferase: protein MFYRALRVVLSFLARLFLRPVVEGADRVPDKGPVILAINHLAVIDSFVVPMMLKRKVAFLAKAEYFQAKSVKGKLVGTLFRALGAIPVQRDNSRAALASLDDAGAVLDTGGAFAIHPEGTRSLDGRLYRGRTGVAQLALEHHAVVVPVALIGTDKVQPKGKRFPRPHRITVRFGAPLDFTRYDGMGNSLPIRRAVTDEVMYAILELSGQEYVDSYHKRPNAA, encoded by the coding sequence GTGTTTTACCGCGCGCTTCGTGTCGTGCTGTCCTTTCTCGCCAGGCTGTTCCTGAGGCCGGTGGTGGAAGGCGCGGACAGGGTGCCGGACAAGGGCCCGGTCATCCTGGCCATCAACCACCTCGCGGTCATCGACAGCTTCGTGGTGCCGATGATGCTCAAGCGCAAGGTCGCCTTCCTCGCCAAGGCCGAGTACTTCCAGGCCAAGTCGGTCAAGGGCAAGCTGGTCGGCACCCTGTTCCGCGCCTTGGGCGCCATCCCCGTGCAACGCGACAACAGCCGCGCCGCCCTGGCCTCCCTGGACGACGCGGGCGCGGTCCTCGACACCGGCGGCGCCTTCGCCATCCACCCGGAGGGCACCCGCTCGCTCGACGGCAGGCTGTACCGCGGCCGCACCGGGGTCGCCCAACTCGCCCTGGAGCACCACGCGGTGGTCGTGCCGGTGGCGCTCATCGGCACCGACAAGGTGCAGCCCAAGGGCAAGAGGTTCCCGCGCCCGCACCGCATCACGGTGCGCTTCGGCGCCCCCCTCGACTTCACCCGCTACGACGGCATGGGCAACTCCCTGCCCATCCGCCGCGCGGTGACCGACGAGGTCATGTACGCGATCCTGGAGCTGTCCGGCCAGGAGTACGTCGACTCGTACCACAAGCGCCCCAACGCGGCCTGA
- the folP gene encoding dihydropteroate synthase translates to MTPLRFGSRAVPQDRALVMAIVNRTRDSFYDQGATFAEDAALAAVDQAVADGADIVDIGGVRAGSHGEPVDTAEEARRVVPFVTAVRERYPDIVISVDTWRHEVGRAVCAAGADLINDTWAGADPKLAEVAAEFGVGIVCSHTGGAAPRTDPHRVRYTDVVASVAAELVARAERMVELGVPRAGVLIDPTHDFGKNTWHGLELLRRLDELVATGWPVLMALSNKDFVGETLGVGLRDRVDGTLAATAVSAWTGARVFRAHQVRQTRQVVEMVAGIAGTRPPARVVRALA, encoded by the coding sequence GTGACACCTCTGCGGTTCGGCTCACGCGCGGTCCCCCAGGACCGGGCGCTGGTGATGGCGATCGTCAACCGCACCCGCGATTCCTTCTATGACCAGGGCGCGACCTTCGCCGAGGACGCCGCGCTGGCCGCGGTCGACCAGGCGGTGGCCGACGGCGCCGACATCGTCGACATCGGCGGGGTGCGCGCGGGCTCACACGGCGAGCCGGTCGACACCGCCGAGGAGGCCCGCCGGGTTGTGCCGTTCGTCACGGCCGTGCGCGAGCGGTACCCGGACATCGTGATCAGCGTCGACACCTGGCGCCACGAGGTGGGCCGCGCGGTGTGCGCGGCGGGGGCGGACCTGATCAACGACACCTGGGCGGGCGCCGACCCGAAGCTGGCCGAGGTGGCCGCCGAGTTCGGCGTCGGCATTGTCTGCTCCCACACCGGCGGCGCCGCGCCGCGCACCGACCCGCACCGGGTGCGCTACACCGACGTCGTGGCGTCGGTCGCGGCCGAACTGGTCGCCCGCGCGGAGCGGATGGTCGAGCTGGGCGTGCCCCGCGCGGGCGTGCTCATCGACCCGACCCATGACTTCGGCAAGAACACCTGGCACGGCCTGGAGCTGCTGCGGCGACTGGACGAGCTGGTGGCCACCGGATGGCCGGTGCTGATGGCCCTGTCGAACAAGGATTTCGTCGGGGAAACGCTAGGTGTGGGACTTCGGGACCGGGTTGATGGCACACTCGCCGCGACGGCGGTGTCGGCGTGGACCGGCGCGCGCGTGTTCCGCGCCCATCAGGTGCGCCAGACCAGACAGGTGGTGGAGATGGTGGCCGGTATCGCGGGGACCCGCCCGCCCGCCAGAGTCGTGCGGGCGCTGGCATGA
- a CDS encoding glucosyl-3-phosphoglycerate synthase produces the protein MRKMLDQTWQSPEWTVSQLVVAKGARTVSVVLPALDEEDTVAHVVDSVRPLLGTLVDDLVVIDSGSSDRTVAMAAAAGARVVDRTDVLTDLAPWPGKGEVLWRSLAATTGDLLVFLDSDLIDPDPAFVPSLLGPLLTASGVHLVKGFYRRPLRLETEEAGTGGGRVTELLARPVLSALRPELSGVIQPLGGEYAATREFLESVPFAAGYGVEIGLLLDAHTRYGLDGLAQVNLGVRKHRNRSLLQLGVMARQILGTALSRCGIEADSSALTQFVQVGGEWLPDTIDVLVADRPPLRDVKVS, from the coding sequence ATGAGGAAGATGCTCGACCAGACCTGGCAGAGTCCGGAGTGGACGGTCTCGCAGCTCGTCGTCGCCAAGGGGGCCCGCACGGTCAGCGTCGTGCTGCCCGCCTTGGACGAAGAGGACACCGTCGCCCATGTCGTCGACTCGGTCCGCCCGCTGCTCGGCACCCTGGTCGACGATCTGGTCGTCATCGACTCCGGGTCGTCGGACCGCACCGTCGCGATGGCCGCCGCCGCGGGCGCCCGCGTGGTCGACCGGACCGACGTGCTCACCGACCTGGCCCCGTGGCCGGGCAAGGGCGAGGTCCTCTGGCGTTCGCTTGCCGCCACGACCGGCGACCTGCTGGTCTTCCTCGACTCCGACCTGATCGACCCGGACCCAGCGTTCGTCCCGTCCCTGCTGGGCCCCCTGCTGACCGCCTCGGGCGTGCACCTGGTCAAGGGCTTCTACCGCCGTCCGCTGCGGCTGGAGACCGAGGAGGCGGGCACCGGCGGCGGCCGCGTCACCGAACTGCTCGCCCGCCCAGTCCTGTCCGCCCTGCGCCCAGAACTGTCCGGCGTCATCCAGCCCCTCGGCGGCGAGTACGCCGCGACCAGGGAGTTCCTGGAGTCGGTCCCGTTCGCGGCCGGCTACGGCGTGGAGATCGGCCTGCTGCTCGACGCGCACACGCGGTACGGGCTGGACGGGTTGGCGCAGGTCAACCTGGGTGTGCGCAAACACCGCAACCGCTCCCTGCTGCAACTGGGCGTGATGGCCCGCCAGATCCTGGGCACCGCCCTGAGCCGCTGCGGCATCGAGGCCGACTCGTCGGCCCTCACCCAGTTCGTCCAGGTCGGCGGCGAATGGCTCCCGGATACGATCGACGTCCTGGTGGCCGACCGGCCCCCACTGCGCGATGTCAAGGTGAGCTGA
- a CDS encoding SDR family oxidoreductase: MTFDHRGGLTLVTGASAGIGAEFARRLAGRGSDLVIVARREDRLKVLAAEIEAAHGVAVTVLPCDLADPGAAAYLAGELRGRGLRLTGLVNNAGFATSGPFVGEDAARLRAEIAVDVVAMVELTSAFINDLDASGRGVLVNVASMAAYTPVPRMAVYGAAKAFVLSFTEALWQEHRGTGLRVLALSPGATRTEFFDIAGPQAATGGRLHTPDRVVETALRTLDRRDPPPSIAVGRTNRLMATLGRLASRRRSVMLMGALTARSANSG; encoded by the coding sequence ATGACTTTTGATCACCGCGGTGGATTGACCCTGGTCACCGGCGCCAGTGCCGGGATCGGCGCGGAGTTCGCCCGCAGGCTCGCCGGGCGAGGATCCGACCTGGTCATCGTCGCTCGCCGGGAGGACCGGCTGAAGGTGCTCGCCGCCGAGATCGAGGCCGCGCACGGCGTCGCGGTCACGGTGCTGCCGTGCGACCTGGCCGACCCCGGCGCCGCCGCGTACCTGGCAGGCGAGTTGCGTGGTCGCGGGCTGCGACTGACCGGCCTGGTGAACAACGCGGGCTTCGCAACCTCCGGTCCGTTCGTCGGCGAGGACGCGGCGCGGTTGCGCGCCGAGATCGCCGTGGACGTGGTAGCGATGGTCGAGCTGACCAGTGCGTTCATCAACGACCTCGACGCGTCCGGGCGCGGTGTGCTGGTCAACGTCGCGAGCATGGCCGCCTACACCCCGGTGCCGCGGATGGCCGTCTACGGCGCGGCGAAGGCGTTCGTGCTCAGCTTCACCGAGGCGCTGTGGCAGGAACACCGCGGCACCGGCCTGCGGGTGCTCGCCCTGTCGCCGGGGGCGACCCGCACCGAGTTCTTCGACATCGCCGGACCCCAGGCCGCGACGGGCGGGCGACTGCACACCCCCGATCGGGTAGTCGAGACCGCGCTGCGGACGCTCGACCGGCGCGACCCACCGCCGAGCATCGCCGTCGGCCGGACGAACCGGCTGATGGCGACGCTGGGCAGGCTGGCCAGCCGCAGGCGCTCGGTCATGCTGATGGGCGCACTGACAGCCCGATCAGCCAACTCCGGGTGA
- a CDS encoding TetR/AcrR family transcriptional regulator, which produces MDDVNPAGRLWDRTRMRVREEVVDAALALFVDHGFEETTVDQVVATAGISRRSFFRYFGTKEDIVFGDLAEQGPVILDALRARPDDEPIWDALQHAFTALSARITPERGLAIARLVAASPALRAAHLDKHLRWQEHLAPEVERRIGPATDPPGLRGQAIVATALACLDAATTIWVAGGGDGGIEELQRLCDRALAAVRTS; this is translated from the coding sequence ATGGACGACGTGAACCCGGCGGGCAGACTGTGGGACCGCACCCGCATGCGTGTCCGCGAAGAGGTCGTCGACGCCGCCCTCGCGTTGTTCGTCGACCACGGATTCGAGGAGACGACGGTCGACCAGGTGGTCGCCACGGCCGGAATCTCCCGGCGCTCCTTCTTCCGCTACTTCGGCACGAAGGAGGACATCGTCTTCGGCGACCTCGCCGAACAGGGACCGGTGATCCTCGACGCGCTGCGCGCCCGCCCGGACGACGAACCGATCTGGGACGCCCTACAACACGCGTTCACCGCGCTCAGTGCCCGCATCACGCCGGAACGCGGGCTCGCCATCGCGAGGCTGGTCGCGGCCAGCCCGGCGCTGCGGGCCGCCCACCTGGACAAGCACCTGCGCTGGCAGGAACACCTCGCCCCCGAGGTCGAACGCCGCATCGGCCCCGCCACCGACCCGCCCGGCCTACGCGGCCAGGCGATCGTCGCCACCGCCCTGGCCTGCCTCGATGCGGCCACCACCATCTGGGTCGCAGGCGGCGGCGACGGTGGGATCGAGGAGCTCCAACGACTCTGCGACCGAGCGCTCGCTGCGGTCCGCACCAGCTGA
- a CDS encoding MerR family DNA-binding protein — protein MRLRANTGEASPELLTRLREHRDGIDRRIADLRSTRDRLDTVITSATNAWETGRPCRPR, from the coding sequence CTGCGACTTCGCGCAAATACCGGTGAGGCGTCACCGGAACTGCTCACCCGACTCAGGGAGCACCGCGACGGCATCGATCGGCGGATCGCCGATCTGCGGTCCACTCGGGACAGACTCGACACCGTCATCACCAGTGCCACCAACGCGTGGGAGACGGGGCGTCCGTGCAGGCCGCGATGA
- a CDS encoding helix-turn-helix transcriptional regulator — protein MELLAHRRKSGKTLEDVAGALGVSTSTVSRLENGKREPTSEEVAAILAILGVHGGERDRLIDLARGGLGSSGMVEYSNPTSQSRTYLGFETRATVITNFEPLLVPGLAQTAEYARAVISAIQVDEDDADIEARVARRMARQAIITRKKAPRFNMILTELGLRQPIGGPKVMARQVRSLVDLADRDNVSLRLIPMTLPAHPGMAGPFALLEFSGHSDVVFLEARTTGLFRDADDEVSLYKLSLEKLAAVALDKAGSVKLLRSISRDMDGG, from the coding sequence ATGGAGTTGTTGGCGCATCGCAGGAAATCGGGCAAGACGCTGGAGGATGTGGCGGGCGCGCTGGGCGTGTCGACCAGCACGGTCAGCAGGCTGGAGAACGGCAAGCGAGAGCCGACCAGCGAGGAAGTCGCGGCTATCCTGGCGATCCTCGGTGTGCACGGCGGCGAACGGGACCGGCTGATCGACTTGGCGCGCGGCGGCCTCGGGTCGTCGGGCATGGTCGAGTACAGCAACCCGACCAGCCAGAGCCGGACCTATCTCGGATTCGAGACCCGGGCCACGGTGATCACGAACTTTGAGCCCTTGCTCGTTCCGGGACTTGCGCAGACGGCGGAGTACGCCAGGGCCGTCATATCCGCCATTCAGGTGGATGAGGACGACGCCGACATCGAAGCGCGGGTCGCCCGGCGCATGGCACGGCAGGCGATAATCACCCGAAAGAAGGCACCCCGGTTCAACATGATCTTGACCGAGTTGGGGCTACGGCAGCCCATCGGCGGCCCCAAGGTCATGGCCCGACAGGTCCGCAGCCTGGTCGATCTCGCCGACCGCGACAACGTCAGCCTCCGCCTCATCCCCATGACCCTGCCGGCGCACCCTGGCATGGCGGGGCCGTTCGCATTGTTGGAGTTCAGCGGGCACTCCGACGTTGTGTTCCTCGAAGCTCGGACCACGGGCTTGTTCCGTGATGCTGACGACGAGGTTTCCCTCTATAAGCTGAGTTTGGAGAAGCTGGCGGCCGTGGCGTTGGACAAGGCAGGTTCGGTGAAGCTGCTGCGTTCCATCTCCCGGGACATGGATGGAGGATGA
- a CDS encoding DUF397 domain-containing protein — MIGVANMAYSGWRKSTFSANDANCVEVAWIKSSFSANDSNCVEMAWRGSDAGIRDSKAPEVGSLTVPPTAFASLIGHTKRS, encoded by the coding sequence ATGATCGGCGTGGCTAACATGGCATACAGCGGTTGGCGCAAGAGCACGTTCAGTGCCAATGACGCCAACTGCGTTGAGGTGGCGTGGATCAAGAGTAGCTTTAGCGCAAATGACAGCAACTGTGTCGAAATGGCCTGGCGCGGCTCGGATGCGGGCATTCGTGACTCGAAGGCTCCCGAAGTTGGATCATTGACTGTGCCGCCTACCGCGTTCGCAAGCTTGATCGGCCACACCAAGCGTTCCTGA
- a CDS encoding peptidase inhibitor family I36 protein → MFKKITLAALMGTLIGVSLGATPASAAAAAARDGVCQTGEFCYYFNSDHQGSVSDFTTSIPDYGTTAETCYEFKGAGNGQSQCVKNNAASAWNRSTQPVTVFYNSGYDGSVNSQTIQAGAKVNLKDGIKNQNASHRFGGGGGGTPGTGSYATPPTNPHPASVSRAPNATARTKFVDDQIRLLTGEADCWVGDYRTYESSTSNHNTGNALDCTISSRIGVHPSAAQKEQGWKLANWLKTHASRLDVRYVIWQGKIWSVARSSEGWRNYTVATDVTGGHYDHVHVSIQNPHGD, encoded by the coding sequence GTGTTCAAGAAAATCACTCTTGCGGCGTTGATGGGCACGTTGATCGGCGTTTCCCTCGGTGCGACCCCCGCCTCCGCCGCCGCGGCAGCGGCGCGTGACGGGGTCTGTCAGACAGGCGAGTTCTGCTACTACTTCAACAGCGACCACCAGGGCTCGGTGTCCGATTTCACGACATCGATTCCCGACTACGGCACCACCGCGGAGACCTGCTACGAGTTCAAGGGCGCTGGCAATGGCCAAAGCCAATGTGTGAAGAACAACGCCGCGTCGGCGTGGAACCGCTCCACCCAGCCGGTCACGGTGTTCTACAACAGCGGATACGACGGCTCCGTCAACAGCCAGACGATCCAGGCAGGCGCCAAGGTCAACCTCAAGGATGGCATCAAGAACCAGAACGCCTCCCACCGTTTCGGTGGCGGAGGCGGCGGCACCCCCGGTACGGGTTCTTACGCGACGCCGCCGACCAACCCGCACCCCGCGTCGGTCAGCCGGGCGCCGAATGCCACCGCTCGCACCAAGTTCGTCGACGACCAGATCCGCCTGCTGACCGGTGAGGCCGACTGCTGGGTGGGCGACTACCGCACGTACGAGTCGTCGACAAGCAACCACAACACCGGCAACGCCCTCGACTGCACGATCTCGAGCCGGATCGGGGTCCACCCCAGCGCGGCGCAGAAGGAACAGGGTTGGAAGCTGGCCAACTGGCTGAAGACGCACGCCAGCAGGCTGGACGTCCGGTACGTGATCTGGCAGGGCAAGATCTGGAGCGTCGCCCGCTCCTCCGAGGGATGGCGCAACTACACCGTCGCGACCGATGTGACCGGCGGTCACTACGACCACGTCCACGTCTCGATTCAGAACCCTCACGGCGACTGA
- a CDS encoding NBR1-Ig-like domain-containing protein, producing the protein MQRQDADDDIRRELISGFAGGLRELREAVGTPSFRRMAGVSGVISHTTLHEAASGNRFPSWETTREFVKVCGGDERDWRARWMAVKDELSPNDQIIPLRVEVVNVVEPTTIKRRWWTRRKVLAAAVTASAAVAGVIAIQFQKSPYDPLHPGDSSRFIDDLTFRDGTEVAVNQIITKVWEIENDGAVEWQGRQLRRVFSVGGCIAPELVPIGTTPPGDRVKITAIVIAASEPSICKIDYKMVDAQGNMTLPGSRPIFLLVEVVDSKGGIVPPSTQPTSTGAIPDSHDAGSLRWASSRPVRVTPSLS; encoded by the coding sequence GTGCAGAGACAGGATGCTGACGATGACATTCGCCGGGAGTTGATTTCCGGGTTCGCCGGTGGGCTGCGCGAGCTGCGGGAGGCTGTCGGCACTCCGTCCTTCCGCCGGATGGCCGGTGTTTCTGGTGTTATCTCGCACACGACATTGCACGAGGCCGCAAGCGGGAACAGGTTTCCGTCGTGGGAGACGACTCGCGAGTTCGTCAAGGTTTGCGGCGGCGATGAGCGGGATTGGCGCGCCCGATGGATGGCGGTGAAAGACGAGCTGTCGCCGAACGATCAGATCATTCCGCTGCGCGTGGAAGTCGTGAATGTCGTTGAACCGACAACAATCAAGCGTCGCTGGTGGACTCGCCGGAAAGTGCTCGCCGCAGCGGTCACCGCATCCGCCGCCGTGGCAGGCGTGATTGCCATTCAATTCCAGAAGTCGCCCTACGACCCTCTCCATCCGGGGGACTCCAGCCGCTTCATCGACGACCTGACCTTCCGCGACGGCACCGAGGTCGCGGTGAACCAGATCATCACCAAGGTTTGGGAGATCGAGAACGACGGCGCTGTCGAGTGGCAGGGCCGTCAGTTGCGCCGGGTGTTCTCGGTCGGCGGCTGCATCGCCCCTGAACTGGTCCCGATCGGCACCACGCCCCCAGGCGACCGGGTGAAGATCACCGCGATCGTGATCGCGGCGTCGGAACCGAGCATTTGCAAGATCGACTACAAGATGGTCGACGCGCAGGGCAACATGACGCTTCCAGGTTCCCGCCCGATCTTCCTGCTGGTAGAGGTCGTCGACTCGAAGGGCGGCATAGTGCCGCCGTCCACTCAGCCCACGAGCACCGGCGCGATTCCCGACTCCCACGACGCCGGGTCGTTGCGCTGGGCGTCGTCGCGGCCGGTCAGGGTGACGCCGAGCTTGTCGTAG
- a CDS encoding DUF1905 domain-containing protein: MMVVFDAELWEWDARRADSWVFVSLPVDVSDEIRDIADVSPRRGFGSVRVRVGIGASTWTTSIFPDAARGRYVLPVKRAVRKAEALDPGDTASVTVELIDL; this comes from the coding sequence ATGATGGTGGTTTTCGACGCCGAACTGTGGGAGTGGGACGCCCGGCGTGCCGACAGCTGGGTGTTCGTGAGCCTGCCCGTGGATGTGTCGGACGAGATTCGGGACATCGCGGACGTCAGCCCGCGTCGGGGATTCGGCTCCGTGCGCGTCCGGGTCGGGATCGGCGCCAGCACCTGGACGACCTCGATCTTCCCCGACGCGGCACGCGGCCGGTACGTGCTGCCCGTAAAGCGCGCCGTTCGGAAAGCCGAGGCACTCGACCCGGGAGACACCGCGTCTGTGACCGTCGAACTCATCGACCTCTGA